In one window of Aquamicrobium sp. DNA:
- the rpsS gene encoding 30S ribosomal protein S19, which produces MTRSIWKGPFVDGYLLKKADKVRESGRNEVIKMWSRRSTILPQFVGLTFGVYNGQKHVPVNVTEEMVGHKFGEFSPTRTYYGHGADKKAKRK; this is translated from the coding sequence ATGACCCGTTCAATCTGGAAAGGCCCCTTCGTCGACGGCTACTTGCTGAAGAAGGCGGATAAGGTGCGCGAGAGCGGCCGCAACGAAGTGATCAAGATGTGGAGCCGCCGCTCCACCATCCTGCCGCAGTTCGTCGGCCTGACCTTCGGCGTCTACAATGGTCAGAAGCATGTCCCGGTCAACGTGACCGAGGAGATGGTCGGCCACAAGTTCGGTGAGTTCTCGCCCACCCGTACCTATTACGGCCACGGCGCGGACAAGAAGGCGAAGAGGAAGTAA
- the rplV gene encoding 50S ribosomal protein L22: MGKAKAPRKLADNEARAVLRTIRISPQKLNLVAALIRGKAVDTALADLEFSRKRIASTVKKTLESAIANAENNHGLDVDSLVVAEAYVGKSIVMKRFHARGRGRASRIEKPFSHLTIVVREVEEKEAA, translated from the coding sequence ATGGGCAAGGCCAAGGCACCGCGCAAGCTTGCCGACAATGAGGCGCGCGCCGTCCTGCGGACGATCCGCATCAGCCCGCAGAAGCTGAACCTCGTTGCCGCGCTGATCCGCGGCAAGGCGGTCGACACCGCGCTCGCCGACCTCGAATTCTCGCGCAAGCGCATCGCTTCGACCGTGAAGAAGACGCTGGAATCCGCCATCGCGAACGCCGAGAACAACCACGGGCTCGACGTCGACTCGCTGGTCGTCGCCGAGGCCTATGTCGGCAAGTCGATCGTGATGAAGCGCTTCCATGCCCGCGGCCGCGGCCGCGCCTCGCGCATCGAGAAGCCGTTCTCGCATCTGACGATCGTCGTGCGCGAAGTCGAAGAGAAGGAGGCCGCATAA
- the rpsC gene encoding 30S ribosomal protein S3, producing the protein MGQKINPIGLRLGINRTWDSRWYANTGEYGKLLHEDLKIREYLEKELKQAAVSKIVIERPHKKCRVTIHAARPGLIIGKKGADIEKLRRKLTEMTKSETHLNIVEVRKPETDAKLIAQSIAQQLERRVAFRRAMKRAVQSAMRLGAEGIRINCAGRLGGAEIARMEWYREGRVPLHTLRADVDYGTAEAQTAYGICGVKVWVFKGEILEHDPMASERRAVEGEQHGGGGHQRRRENA; encoded by the coding sequence ATGGGTCAGAAAATCAATCCGATCGGCCTGCGTCTCGGCATCAACCGCACTTGGGACTCGCGCTGGTACGCCAACACCGGCGAGTACGGCAAGCTGCTGCACGAGGACCTGAAGATCCGCGAGTATCTCGAGAAGGAGCTGAAGCAGGCCGCCGTCTCGAAGATCGTGATCGAGCGTCCGCACAAGAAGTGCCGTGTCACCATTCACGCCGCACGGCCGGGCCTGATCATCGGCAAGAAGGGCGCCGACATCGAGAAGCTGCGTCGCAAGCTGACCGAGATGACCAAGTCGGAGACGCACCTGAACATCGTCGAGGTCCGCAAGCCCGAGACCGACGCCAAGCTGATCGCGCAGTCGATCGCCCAGCAGCTCGAGCGCCGCGTCGCGTTCCGTCGCGCCATGAAGCGCGCGGTGCAGTCGGCGATGCGTCTGGGCGCCGAGGGCATCCGCATCAACTGCGCCGGCCGCCTCGGCGGCGCCGAGATCGCCCGCATGGAATGGTACCGTGAAGGCCGGGTGCCGCTGCACACGCTGCGCGCCGACGTCGACTACGGCACCGCCGAAGCGCAGACCGCCTACGGCATCTGCGGCGTCAAGGTGTGGGTGTTCAAGGGCGAGATCCTCGAGCACGACCCGATGGCGTCCGAGCGCCGCGCGGTCGAGGGCGAGCAGCACGGCGGTGGCGGCCATCAGCGCC